In Desulfobulbus oralis, one DNA window encodes the following:
- a CDS encoding BPSS1780 family membrane protein, which yields MQTLDVFLAGRVLPGADTQKAVAALAEMAGLEPDKARALLCSGRQRLARRDLSPEAAQALVDKFAALGIAAFAQAHGASAPQAAEQPAAAPSVRRPEPMQPDSGPETGAFNPYAAPRADLHSARRRDGDSRGIWRDIGRSVPAGHGIRWLKDAWRLVSRRLGMWLGAWLLWVLCWVLMAFLLNLLPSPIGSILNSVLQILLGPILAGGMMLLAHRQHEDQDCGALDVFAGFQSCPGHLALLGLLQLLYSFGVGMLAVITAVLAGSMLGKIAVIALLVIVIGLLMLPLSAAAVVAPTLVAVAGHSPWQALYQGCMAAFRNWRPILLNFLVIACIPLLSGIVALFTMSAGHRISAVIGVAFLAVTALYCLCLGIIAEAMIYTAVRDIFYEET from the coding sequence ATGCAGACCCTTGACGTTTTTCTCGCCGGCAGAGTGCTGCCGGGTGCAGATACCCAGAAGGCCGTGGCAGCCCTGGCCGAAATGGCCGGCCTGGAGCCGGACAAGGCACGGGCCCTGCTCTGCTCCGGCAGGCAGCGGCTGGCCAGGCGGGACCTGTCGCCAGAGGCTGCCCAGGCCCTGGTGGACAAATTCGCGGCCCTGGGCATTGCCGCCTTTGCCCAGGCCCATGGAGCAAGCGCCCCGCAGGCGGCAGAGCAGCCTGCGGCAGCGCCCTCGGTACGCCGGCCGGAGCCCATGCAGCCAGACAGCGGCCCGGAGACCGGCGCCTTCAACCCCTACGCCGCGCCCAGGGCCGATCTGCACAGTGCCCGGCGCAGGGACGGGGACAGCCGGGGCATCTGGCGGGACATTGGCAGAAGCGTGCCGGCAGGGCACGGCATCCGGTGGCTCAAGGATGCCTGGCGTCTGGTCAGCCGCCGGCTTGGCATGTGGCTTGGCGCCTGGCTGCTCTGGGTGCTCTGCTGGGTCCTCATGGCATTTCTGCTCAACCTGCTCCCCAGCCCCATCGGCTCGATCCTGAACTCTGTCCTCCAGATACTGCTCGGCCCGATTCTTGCCGGCGGCATGATGCTGCTGGCGCACCGGCAGCATGAAGACCAAGACTGCGGCGCGCTGGATGTGTTCGCCGGTTTTCAAAGCTGCCCGGGTCACCTGGCGCTTCTGGGCCTGCTCCAGCTGCTCTATTCGTTTGGCGTCGGCATGCTTGCCGTGATTACAGCCGTTCTTGCGGGCAGCATGCTGGGTAAAATCGCAGTCATCGCTCTGCTTGTTATCGTTATCGGCCTTCTGATGTTGCCCCTGTCCGCGGCGGCCGTCGTGGCCCCGACTCTGGTGGCCGTGGCCGGACACAGCCCGTGGCAGGCCCTGTACCAGGGCTGCATGGCCGCCTTCAGAAACTGGCGGCCCATACTGCTCAACTTCCTGGTCATAGCCTGCATCCCGCTGCTTTCAGGCATTGTCGCGTTGTTCACCATGAGTGCAGGCCATCGGATCTCCGCAGTCATAGGCGTGGCCTTCCTGGCCGTCACTGCCCTGTACTGCCTGTGTCTGGGGATAATCGCCGAGGCCATGATCTACACTGCAGTCCGCGACATATTTTACGAAGAGACATGA
- a CDS encoding DUF4350 domain-containing protein, translating into MRFGPTRGWLSVLALLPLLLAVLWFRANYEKKAVQVQDRSGREQSAFAASAAYLRATGHEVAEREGLRFFASLPEPDTTLMLYALPTSGRDDLHLRLLGWVARGGHLIVPAPDEPLSPQQKNFLRRVGAVRFSGDKAPGRGDLLLRGTVLGQPVILDIGSPPSLAPQPPFLPEWRLDGELMRDCDQHHSHQGCYEWMGMPPPFGPNPVFRSQGDWAERFRLGQGRVTLLSGIQPFTGEGLGKRGRDNAFLLSALVRGHKAVCLWLPGQGQADSLLRQVLHRYPTTLAGLLLLLAVLIWQRQSRLHPPLPLPEPARRDVLAYFTGAGRFAWRINRAARLLADNQESLARERRLQSGRNPRDDGAPGAQLSESGSRSPAGAAPGPVVQNEDELLRLSRDMFRLKQSLRRAGSGRHRT; encoded by the coding sequence ATGAGATTCGGCCCGACACGCGGCTGGCTCAGCGTCCTGGCCCTGTTGCCGCTCCTGCTCGCTGTCCTCTGGTTTCGCGCCAACTACGAAAAAAAGGCGGTGCAGGTGCAGGACAGGAGCGGCAGGGAACAGTCGGCTTTCGCCGCCTCGGCCGCCTATCTGCGCGCCACCGGTCACGAGGTGGCGGAGCGGGAAGGTCTGCGTTTTTTTGCCAGCCTGCCGGAGCCGGATACCACCCTCATGCTCTATGCCCTGCCGACATCCGGCCGGGATGACCTGCACCTGCGGCTCCTGGGCTGGGTGGCCAGGGGCGGGCATCTGATCGTGCCTGCCCCCGATGAACCGCTTTCCCCACAGCAAAAGAACTTCTTGCGGCGCGTGGGCGCAGTCCGTTTCTCCGGAGACAAGGCGCCCGGCCGGGGGGATCTTCTGCTGCGCGGCACGGTGCTGGGCCAGCCGGTCATCCTGGACATCGGCAGCCCGCCCAGTCTGGCGCCCCAGCCGCCCTTTCTGCCGGAATGGCGGCTGGACGGCGAGCTGATGCGGGACTGCGACCAGCATCACTCCCATCAGGGCTGCTATGAATGGATGGGCATGCCCCCCCCGTTCGGGCCCAATCCCGTTTTCCGGTCGCAGGGGGACTGGGCCGAACGCTTCCGGCTGGGCCAGGGCCGGGTCACGCTCCTCAGCGGCATCCAGCCCTTTACCGGGGAGGGGCTGGGCAAAAGGGGCAGGGACAACGCCTTTCTGCTGAGCGCCCTGGTGCGCGGCCATAAGGCCGTCTGTCTGTGGCTGCCTGGGCAGGGGCAGGCCGATTCGCTGCTGCGCCAGGTGCTGCACCGCTATCCCACCACCCTCGCGGGGCTGCTGCTGTTGCTGGCCGTGCTGATCTGGCAGCGCCAGAGTCGGCTGCATCCGCCGCTGCCGCTGCCGGAGCCGGCCCGGCGCGATGTGCTCGCCTATTTCACCGGCGCGGGCCGCTTCGCCTGGCGAATCAACCGGGCGGCCAGACTGCTGGCCGACAATCAGGAAAGTCTGGCCCGGGAGCGGCGGCTTCAAAGCGGTCGCAACCCGAGGGATGACGGCGCGCCGGGCGCGCAGCTCTCCGAAAGCGGCAGCCGGAGCCCGGCGGGCGCAGCGCCAGGGCCGGTCGTGCAGAACGAGGACGAGCTGCTCCGGCTCAGTCGGGACATGTTCCGGCTGAAGCAGTCCCTGCGCCGGGCCGGGTCGGGGCGGCACAGGACATAA
- a CDS encoding AAA family ATPase — protein sequence MAGLEAGLRWAQEMIERLKTGVTATVQLHEETLVGALAALISGGHLLIEGVPGLGKTLLARTLAVLSGGQYNRVQFTPDLLPSDITGHVLYDMKSGEFKMRRGPIFCHILLADEINRAPAKTQAALLEAMQEKQVTIEGRSMPLEEPFLVVATQNPLEQEGTYPLPQSQLDRFMLKLHVGYPEAEAELRIVQAAAANPGGMDLSRLAGVARPEDIRGLQQVLAALTVDAEVLAYGVRLVRATREWAGFEYGAGPRGGIGLLAAARAAALIAGRAYVIPDDLKRMALPALRHRVKLTADMELEGYSADDLLQDLIAATPAPRS from the coding sequence ATGGCAGGGCTGGAGGCAGGCCTGCGCTGGGCGCAGGAAATGATCGAGCGGCTGAAGACCGGCGTCACCGCCACGGTGCAGTTGCATGAAGAAACGCTTGTGGGCGCGCTGGCCGCCCTGATTTCCGGCGGGCATCTCCTGATCGAAGGCGTGCCGGGGCTGGGCAAAACGCTGCTGGCCCGCACCCTGGCCGTCCTGAGCGGCGGACAGTACAACCGGGTGCAGTTCACGCCGGACCTTCTGCCCAGCGACATCACCGGGCACGTGCTCTACGACATGAAAAGCGGCGAATTCAAAATGCGGCGCGGCCCGATTTTCTGCCACATCCTGCTGGCCGATGAAATCAACCGCGCGCCGGCCAAGACCCAGGCCGCGCTCCTCGAAGCCATGCAGGAAAAGCAGGTGACGATCGAAGGCCGCAGCATGCCGCTCGAGGAGCCCTTTCTGGTCGTCGCCACCCAGAATCCCCTGGAACAGGAAGGCACCTATCCTCTGCCCCAGTCCCAACTGGACCGCTTTATGCTGAAGCTGCACGTGGGCTATCCGGAGGCTGAGGCGGAACTCCGCATCGTGCAGGCGGCAGCCGCGAATCCGGGCGGCATGGATCTTTCCCGGCTGGCCGGCGTGGCGCGGCCGGAAGACATCCGCGGCCTGCAGCAGGTGCTGGCCGCCCTGACCGTGGACGCGGAGGTTCTGGCCTACGGCGTGCGGCTGGTGCGCGCCACCCGGGAATGGGCCGGCTTTGAATACGGGGCCGGGCCGCGCGGCGGCATCGGCCTGCTGGCTGCGGCCAGGGCCGCGGCGCTGATCGCCGGCCGGGCCTATGTCATCCCGGACGACCTCAAGCGCATGGCCCTGCCGGCGCTGCGTCACCGGGTCAAACTCACGGCCGACATGGAACTGGAAGGCTACAGCGCAGACGATCTCCTGCAGGACCTCATCGCCGCCACCCCGGCGCCCAGAAGCTGA
- a CDS encoding acyltransferase family protein: MRLKTALILGGVLLLFCGFKLVISATVCSSFFRVTLDARFDRAECVQVYYGLRPVFDEKHVRGSALFPAGERQSTSVTINNHVARYLRLDLGEHPGRVQLYGLHLTSFFFPERHFSAAQIAAAFAPGPGVDMQLAGDHVAISSSTEDPYLVVQGPLTHQGLFYSWLLPLLMAMAGIVLLSSFSPRSFPPIADLLGQKRSSAGLHFAVLDGIRGAAALLVLAEHIGLVPGGVGVVGVLLFFALSGFLLAIPFARNPERAITLEYMRAYMRRRLLRIIPMYYTVISILFLFRYKNPDMIRHYLFLQGDAYLWTVPQEMFFYVLLPFIVVVVALAMKIKKWLGPLLLLAGLVVMNHLSHQGLATLYGNGEGRPALIGVFMSGMFFSWLYQWLREQPFWQGRYGTCCRRCLGLAGLAVLLLLLILGFQLAPGLGSVDIYSNYGVNGFLAAFVLFSAVASGPSLLVAVMSWLPFRAVGIVSFSFYLLHPSLITLCDELAGYYGNWSMGVVTRFLAVGLLSYAFAAVTYAYVERPFMK, translated from the coding sequence ATGAGACTGAAAACAGCACTGATCCTGGGTGGCGTTCTGCTGCTCTTTTGCGGCTTTAAACTGGTGATCAGCGCCACGGTCTGCTCCAGCTTTTTTCGGGTGACCCTGGACGCCCGTTTTGACCGGGCGGAATGCGTGCAGGTGTACTACGGCCTGCGCCCGGTTTTCGACGAAAAGCATGTCCGGGGCTCCGCACTCTTTCCCGCGGGTGAGCGGCAGAGCACTTCGGTGACCATCAACAACCATGTGGCCCGCTACCTGCGGCTCGATCTGGGCGAACACCCGGGCCGGGTGCAGCTCTACGGGCTGCACCTCACGAGCTTCTTCTTTCCGGAACGGCATTTTTCCGCGGCGCAGATCGCGGCGGCTTTTGCGCCCGGCCCGGGCGTGGACATGCAGCTTGCGGGCGATCATGTGGCCATAAGCAGCAGCACCGAAGACCCCTACCTTGTGGTGCAAGGGCCGCTGACGCACCAGGGTCTCTTCTACTCCTGGCTCCTGCCGCTCCTGATGGCCATGGCCGGCATCGTCCTGCTCTCTTCCTTCTCTCCACGCAGCTTTCCGCCCATTGCCGATCTTCTGGGCCAGAAGCGTTCATCCGCCGGCCTGCATTTTGCGGTCCTGGACGGCATCCGCGGTGCGGCGGCCCTCTTGGTGCTGGCCGAGCATATCGGTTTGGTGCCTGGCGGCGTGGGCGTGGTGGGCGTGCTGCTCTTCTTTGCCCTCAGCGGCTTTCTGCTGGCCATTCCCTTTGCCCGCAATCCGGAGCGGGCCATCACCCTGGAATACATGCGGGCCTACATGCGGCGGCGTTTGCTGCGCATCATCCCCATGTATTACACGGTGATCAGCATTCTGTTTCTGTTTCGCTACAAAAACCCGGACATGATCCGCCACTACCTGTTTCTGCAGGGCGACGCCTATCTCTGGACCGTGCCGCAGGAGATGTTTTTCTACGTCCTCCTGCCCTTTATTGTGGTGGTGGTGGCCCTGGCCATGAAGATCAAAAAATGGCTGGGCCCGCTCCTGCTCCTGGCCGGGCTGGTGGTGATGAACCACCTGTCCCATCAGGGTCTGGCCACTCTGTACGGCAACGGCGAGGGCAGGCCGGCCCTGATCGGCGTCTTCATGAGCGGCATGTTCTTTTCCTGGCTGTACCAGTGGCTGCGGGAACAGCCTTTCTGGCAGGGGCGATACGGCACCTGCTGTCGCCGCTGCCTGGGACTCGCCGGTCTGGCGGTGCTGCTCCTCTTGCTGATTCTGGGTTTCCAGTTGGCGCCAGGGCTGGGTTCGGTGGACATCTACAGCAACTACGGCGTCAATGGCTTTCTGGCCGCCTTCGTGCTCTTTAGCGCCGTGGCCTCAGGCCCCTCGCTGCTCGTCGCTGTGATGAGCTGGCTGCCGTTCAGGGCCGTGGGCATTGTCAGCTTCAGTTTTTATCTGCTGCATCCCAGCCTGATCACCCTGTGCGACGAGCTGGCCGGCTACTACGGCAACTGGAGCATGGGCGTGGTGACGCGCTTTCTGGCGGTGGGGCTCCTGAGCTACGCGTTTGCAGCCGTGACCTATGCCTACGTCGAGCGGCCCTTCATGAAGTAG
- a CDS encoding RDD family protein, whose translation MKNSEPAAAPLDTIFTYETPEGVALRLELAGPAARGLAWGCDFVLRMGLCLLLFLPLNLWGGAGRGAYLICLFVIEWLYPVFFEATKGATPGKRLLGLEVVRENGAPLDWTAAMLRNILRAADLLPACYALGLAAMLVHPRLQRLGDMAAGTLVVYKDPSPDQERIPEQRPLAPSQPLSLAEQQLVLDFCSREADLPGERAAELAALVPALTGGGEPREQLLRLGNWFLRGGKPAPVRSAPLKRAGNPDAPVPL comes from the coding sequence ATGAAGAACTCTGAGCCGGCAGCCGCCCCCCTGGACACGATCTTCACCTATGAAACGCCCGAAGGCGTGGCCCTGCGCCTGGAGCTGGCCGGCCCGGCAGCCCGCGGCCTGGCCTGGGGCTGCGATTTCGTGCTCAGGATGGGACTCTGCCTCCTGCTCTTTCTGCCTTTGAACCTGTGGGGCGGCGCGGGCCGTGGCGCGTATCTGATCTGCCTCTTTGTCATCGAATGGCTGTATCCGGTCTTCTTCGAGGCCACAAAAGGCGCCACGCCCGGCAAGCGGCTCCTGGGGCTCGAAGTGGTGCGGGAAAACGGCGCCCCCCTGGACTGGACGGCCGCGATGCTCCGCAACATCCTTCGGGCAGCAGACCTGCTGCCCGCCTGCTATGCCCTGGGTCTGGCCGCCATGCTGGTGCATCCCAGGCTGCAGCGGCTGGGCGACATGGCTGCCGGCACGCTCGTCGTCTACAAGGATCCGTCCCCCGACCAGGAGCGGATTCCGGAGCAGCGGCCGCTCGCGCCCAGCCAGCCGCTGAGCCTCGCCGAACAGCAGCTCGTGCTGGACTTCTGCAGCCGTGAGGCCGATCTGCCCGGCGAACGCGCAGCCGAGCTGGCCGCTCTCGTGCCGGCCCTCACCGGCGGCGGGGAGCCCCGGGAACAACTGCTCCGGCTCGGCAACTGGTTCCTCCGCGGCGGCAAGCCGGCCCCGGTCCGCAGCGCCCCGCTCAAGCGGGCAGGAAATCCCGATGCACCAGTCCCGCTTTGA
- a CDS encoding esterase/lipase family protein, protein MNHEVPALHGTLVLVHGIFDTGRIFARMTRHFAARGLRVLAPDLKPSSGTGGLEPMAGQLKRLIDAEAPADAPLYLLGFSMGGLISRYYLQELGGLARVRRFVAVSVPQHGSRLAWLLPNRGCCQMRPGSAFLSSLNRGLDRLGQIPVLTLWTAHDLIIQPACSSLLPIGQSRRFRVFWHSLMIYDRRVLEAVDEFLAADAVDAGRPDWRIGIS, encoded by the coding sequence ATGAACCATGAAGTCCCTGCCCTGCACGGCACGCTGGTGCTGGTGCATGGCATCTTCGACACCGGCAGGATCTTCGCCCGAATGACCCGCCACTTTGCGGCCCGGGGTCTGCGCGTTCTGGCGCCCGATCTGAAGCCCAGCTCGGGCACAGGCGGCCTGGAGCCCATGGCCGGCCAGCTCAAAAGGCTCATCGACGCCGAAGCGCCGGCCGATGCGCCGCTCTACCTGCTGGGCTTCAGCATGGGCGGGCTCATCAGCCGCTACTACCTGCAGGAGCTGGGCGGTCTGGCGCGGGTACGGCGCTTTGTGGCCGTCTCGGTGCCGCAGCACGGCAGCCGCCTGGCCTGGCTGCTGCCGAACCGCGGCTGTTGCCAGATGCGACCCGGCAGCGCCTTTCTCTCGAGCCTGAACCGTGGTCTGGACAGGCTGGGGCAAATTCCGGTGCTGACGCTGTGGACAGCCCATGACCTGATCATTCAACCGGCCTGCAGCTCGCTCCTGCCCATCGGCCAGAGCCGCCGCTTTCGGGTCTTCTGGCACAGCCTCATGATCTACGACCGCCGCGTCCTCGAGGCGGTGGACGAGTTTCTGGCCGCCGATGCGGTGGATGCCGGGCGCCCCGACTGGAGGATTGGCATCTCATAG
- a CDS encoding DUF58 domain-containing protein produces MRLTPGPNLPLLLIPPLLCALLADLWLAGPWMFLLALALTALPALVDLLRLQRCQPEIRVERRLRRSLPLNVWSGFGISLVNAGPGGFTAQLADRWPAGIELAPEDFSLSLAPGHKVAISCRIRPGQRGDFELAGLDALVLSPWRLWRQSRLLPCPDRVRVFPNFRELHRYTLLARSAQLGLMGIRQAALHGEGQEFQQLRAYNPGDPLRLIDWKATSRLQRLISREYQEERDQNVVLALDCSRRMRHRGRGLCLFDQALNSALLLAHVAARQGDSVGFMAAGDTILWQPPGKKAGATRSLLLASTRLFPETVAADYQALARELATRLKRRSLVILLTNSRAEDYERLEELARQLGRRHLLVIGDLMEQEVADCLRQEPRGPDEALRWQALLAYSRARRRFALQLGRQGCLSLDCTAAELPPLLVNTYLDIKRRKRL; encoded by the coding sequence ATGCGTCTGACCCCCGGCCCGAATCTGCCCCTGCTGCTGATCCCGCCGCTGCTCTGCGCTCTGCTGGCCGACCTGTGGCTGGCCGGCCCCTGGATGTTCCTGCTGGCGCTGGCCCTGACCGCGCTGCCCGCTCTGGTCGATCTGCTGCGCCTGCAGCGCTGCCAGCCGGAAATCAGGGTGGAACGCCGGCTGCGCCGGAGCCTGCCCCTGAACGTCTGGTCCGGGTTCGGCATCAGCCTCGTCAATGCCGGGCCGGGCGGCTTCACGGCGCAGCTTGCCGACCGTTGGCCCGCAGGCATAGAGCTGGCGCCGGAGGACTTCAGCCTGAGCCTCGCCCCGGGGCACAAGGTGGCAATCAGTTGCCGCATCCGGCCAGGCCAGCGGGGCGACTTTGAACTGGCCGGGCTGGATGCGCTCGTGCTCTCGCCGTGGCGGCTCTGGCGGCAGAGCCGGCTCCTGCCCTGTCCGGACCGGGTGCGGGTCTTTCCGAACTTCCGCGAACTGCACCGCTACACGCTCCTGGCCCGTAGCGCGCAACTGGGGCTCATGGGCATCAGGCAGGCGGCCTTGCACGGCGAAGGCCAGGAATTCCAGCAGTTGCGGGCCTACAATCCGGGCGACCCGCTCCGGCTCATCGACTGGAAGGCCACCTCCCGCCTGCAACGGCTGATCTCCCGGGAATATCAGGAGGAGCGGGATCAAAACGTCGTATTGGCCCTGGACTGCAGCCGCCGGATGCGGCACCGGGGCAGGGGCCTCTGCCTGTTCGACCAGGCCCTGAACAGCGCCCTGCTGCTGGCGCACGTGGCGGCGCGGCAGGGCGACAGCGTGGGCTTCATGGCCGCAGGCGATACCATCCTCTGGCAGCCGCCCGGCAAAAAGGCGGGCGCCACGCGCAGTCTGCTGCTGGCCAGCACCCGCCTCTTCCCGGAGACCGTGGCCGCGGACTACCAGGCCCTGGCCCGCGAGCTGGCCACCCGGCTGAAACGCCGCTCGCTGGTGATTCTCCTCACCAACAGCCGCGCCGAAGATTATGAGCGCCTGGAGGAGCTGGCCCGGCAGCTCGGCCGCCGGCACCTTCTGGTCATCGGCGATCTGATGGAGCAGGAAGTGGCCGACTGCCTGCGGCAGGAGCCCCGGGGGCCGGACGAGGCCCTGCGCTGGCAGGCGCTTCTGGCCTATAGCCGCGCCCGCCGCCGCTTCGCGCTCCAGCTCGGCCGTCAGGGCTGTCTGTCCCTGGACTGCACCGCAGCCGAACTGCCGCCCCTGCTGGTCAACACCTACCTGGACATCAAGCGCCGGAAAAGGCTGTAG
- a CDS encoding DUF4129 domain-containing protein produces the protein MRPARRQPNGPALLLSALAAVLLLAGPLDAATGTGQGQGQAAGPAHPPATPEEARRLVRRLQLEQRPATRTEYRWQRKEKPQPERKEPDWLKKFIEWLDRRDFSGLRGLVQGAAELGRILVVLVLGGGLAAYLFHMKRLGRLQLRPAAPSATRQKADMLFGLDLRPESLPAEPAAASLALFARGRPRDALALLYRAALSHFIHEDGLPLETAMTELECEREVRRSGAAAKSRYFRSLTVCWIRTAYGHEQLSEACHRELAQGYREAFS, from the coding sequence ATGAGACCGGCGAGACGGCAGCCAAACGGCCCCGCCCTCCTGCTGAGCGCCCTGGCCGCTGTGCTCCTGCTGGCCGGGCCGCTGGATGCGGCCACAGGGACAGGGCAGGGGCAGGGGCAGGCAGCCGGGCCGGCTCATCCGCCCGCGACGCCCGAGGAGGCCCGCCGCCTGGTGCGCAGACTGCAACTGGAGCAAAGGCCGGCCACCAGAACCGAGTACCGCTGGCAACGAAAGGAAAAACCACAGCCGGAGAGGAAGGAGCCGGACTGGCTGAAAAAATTCATCGAATGGCTGGACAGGCGGGATTTTTCCGGACTCCGGGGACTGGTCCAGGGGGCGGCCGAGCTGGGCAGGATCCTGGTCGTGCTGGTGCTGGGCGGCGGCCTCGCCGCGTACCTGTTCCACATGAAACGGCTGGGCAGACTGCAACTGCGCCCAGCGGCCCCAAGCGCCACCAGGCAGAAAGCCGACATGCTCTTTGGTCTGGACCTGCGGCCGGAAAGCCTGCCGGCCGAACCGGCGGCGGCGAGCCTGGCGCTTTTCGCCCGGGGCCGGCCCCGTGATGCCCTGGCCCTGCTGTACCGGGCCGCGCTCTCCCATTTCATCCATGAGGATGGCCTGCCGCTCGAAACCGCCATGACCGAGCTGGAATGCGAGCGTGAGGTGAGGCGCTCCGGTGCGGCCGCCAAAAGTCGCTATTTCCGCAGTCTCACCGTCTGCTGGATCCGCACCGCCTACGGCCACGAGCAACTCAGCGAAGCCTGCCACCGGGAACTGGCCCAGGGCTACCGGGAGGCCTTTTCATGA
- a CDS encoding stage II sporulation protein M, producing the protein MHQSRFEAEASPRWQRLERLLDELPGRRLSARQKAELEEMPALYRQVCSDYGLALKRRYTTGLAGRLHTLVLRGHHLIYQQRGQGLRDLIRFIGVTFPCRVRRAWRFVALSLAFFLLPALVLGYGAYRDDTFVYSLMPASEVRNMEKMYSNQKLIEQGRGTQGDAAMFGYYIEHNIGIGFQCFAGGLFFGLGSLFFLSYNGMILGGVAGHLSHPPYAASFWPYVVGHSPWELSAVVLCGAAGLMLGLRLVQPGPLRRVDALRQIAPQAVQLVLGGALMLVLAAAIEAFWSALPLSAAVKYGFSALNWCAVLGYLCLSGRGHAA; encoded by the coding sequence ATGCACCAGTCCCGCTTTGAAGCAGAGGCCAGCCCGCGCTGGCAGCGCCTGGAAAGGCTTTTGGACGAGCTGCCCGGCCGCAGACTGTCTGCCAGGCAAAAGGCCGAGCTGGAAGAAATGCCGGCCCTGTACCGGCAGGTGTGCAGCGACTACGGTCTGGCGCTGAAGCGCCGCTACACCACCGGTCTGGCAGGCAGGCTGCACACCCTCGTCCTGCGCGGCCATCACCTGATCTACCAGCAGCGTGGCCAGGGGCTGCGGGATCTGATCCGCTTCATCGGCGTCACCTTTCCCTGCCGGGTGCGGCGGGCCTGGCGCTTCGTCGCCCTCAGTCTGGCCTTTTTTCTCCTGCCGGCGCTCGTTTTGGGCTATGGCGCCTACCGGGACGACACCTTTGTCTACAGCCTGATGCCGGCCAGTGAAGTGCGAAACATGGAGAAAATGTACAGCAATCAGAAGCTGATCGAGCAGGGCCGGGGCACGCAGGGCGATGCCGCCATGTTTGGCTACTATATCGAGCACAATATCGGCATCGGCTTCCAGTGCTTTGCCGGCGGGCTGTTCTTCGGCTTGGGCAGCCTCTTCTTCCTCAGCTACAACGGCATGATCCTGGGCGGTGTGGCCGGCCATCTCTCGCATCCGCCCTATGCGGCCAGCTTCTGGCCCTATGTGGTTGGGCACAGTCCCTGGGAGCTGAGCGCCGTCGTCCTCTGCGGCGCGGCCGGGCTGATGCTGGGCCTCAGGCTGGTGCAGCCCGGCCCGCTGCGCCGCGTGGACGCACTCCGTCAGATTGCGCCTCAGGCCGTGCAACTGGTGCTGGGCGGGGCACTGATGCTGGTGCTGGCCGCCGCCATCGAGGCTTTCTGGTCGGCCCTGCCCCTGTCAGCCGCTGTGAAGTACGGCTTTTCGGCCCTGAACTGGTGCGCTGTGCTCGGGTATCTCTGCCTTTCCGGGCGGGGCCATGCAGCTTGA